The window GCACATTTCCAATACGCTACATAATCTTAAATTCATCATTTAGTATCTTTAAAATAGATGATCCATTCTGTAGTGTTATCATTTAGACAAGTTCAAATAAGTAAGTGCCACTTTTCGTATTGTGGATGTGTGAAATTTGAACTAAATTAGAATTTTAACCACTAAGTGAGCCTTAGCAGGATCTCACAAGTCCTGATGGGAAAGCCCACTCTGTCCAAAATCTTTCcaagtgtttgtattttattgcatCTTAGAAATAAGATGGCTTTAGGGATGCTAGATTGTTATTTGATGGGCAGTGTCCTTGCATCAGGGGTACCTCATAGTCCAAGCCCCCATTTTGTTGCAATGATGGAGGCGGCTGAGGTGTGTGACAGCGGTCAATCTCAGGCTGTTTGTGGGGTAGTGTACCATTTCCCCCATTCTCCAGACAGGCCTTGATCCCCTCCAGTTCCATGGGATCAGGATCAGCTGGgcccagctccagctccattCCTGCCCTGGCTTGTCTCCTCTTCCGCAGACACATGATCGTCCCAGCCACCACAGCCAACCCCAGCACCAATGCCAGAGCAGCCAGGGCAGGGATCAGAGTATACGTTACCTGGCTCTGTGGCTCTACCCTGGGCTCTAAGGATGCCAGTGGAACCCCTTCGGTGCGAGCTTCTGTACACGACCCTGTTTCTACAGAGCTGTTGGCCCTAGAGTTGACTCTCTCACCGAGGGGACTGGCACATACTGAGTAGGTGCAGTTGGGTCTTAAACCACGCAAAGTGTACTCAGGGTAAGATGCAGGTACACTCAGGATAATGGGGCGCCGGTCAGGCCCTGAGAGATTACGGTAGGTCAACCTGATGCCACGGATGTTTGGGCGCGTCTCGATGAAGCGGTGCAGGTCAAGAAGGATAGATGTGGAGGTCACCTGCCGTGAGCTGATGGCATCAAGTTCAACGGGCATCACAGGGGCAAGTACTGACACTTCTGTTGCTGAAGGTTTTGTTGGCTCGGGAACTTCATCCAGATTTTCACAGTAGAGGCCAAAGGTTCCCGAGGGACACAGACAACTGAGTTGACCCATTGGGTCAAAATTACAAGTGCCCCCATTGAGGCAGATGTTTGGTGGGCAGATATGCTTCTCATATTCCCCACTAGTTGAGCTAGGGGAGACTGGAGGTTCTTGTAGAAGGTGGTAGCTGTCAGTTTTTGAGAAGATAGTTTCCTCACTGGGTGGTCGAGGAGGAGGAATAGCATTGGTATGGGTTGTTTCAGGAGATGTGGTAGGCATCTGGGGAACAGGAGTACTTCCAATGGGGGACCCAATCTGCACTGTAGTGGTAGGTGGACATCCAAAATCTTTGTGCTCCAGCGCTGAAAGCATCTTCCCAGCATTAACTAGAGGGAAGTGACATCTGGTTTCCTCAGGCCTCCCAAGATTCACACCTTTCTCTTTTAGCCACAGAGGGAACCAGGCTAATGGACACAAGCAGTTGAATGGGTTCTCAGCTGCTGTCAGGTGCATCAACCTGGGGAAGGTCTGGAAGAAACTGTGGGGAAATCCCTGGAGATTAAGTCCACTGAGATCCAGTTCTTGAAGTCCAGTCAGTTTCTGGAAGTCCTCCACCCTGAGCTCACCAAATGGGTTGGCAGCCAGGCTGAGCTTGATCAGGCCCTGGAGGGAGTCTTGCTTTAGGGCCTGAGGTACCTCAGCTAACTGGTTCGTAGAGATGTCGAGCTCATGGAGGTTCCCCAGGGAGGCTATGAGATCTTCATCCAGAGATGTGAGCCCCAGAGAGGCCACCTTAAGGGCTTCCAGGTAGGGAGTCTGGAGGTCTGAGGGTCCCAAGGTTGGGATGATGTTGTAGCTGAGGTCTAGAAGCAGTAGCCTGGGGAGATGAAGGGATGGCAGAGAGGTGAGCTGGTTCCCTTGGAGCTTGAGTTCCAGTAGCATCTCTAAACCTTCAAAAGCTTCCAAATGGATGCTCTGAATGTGGTTTGAATGGAGATACAGCCTCTCAAGCTGGACCAACCCAGAAAAACTGTCTTTGGAAATGTGGATAATGTGGTTAGAGGATAGGTCCAAGTTCTTCAGCTTTGACAGCATCTCAAACACACCATCTGGAATCTCTGTCAGCTCATTCTGGCTCAGGTCTAGCATCGCCAACTCCACCAGGCCTTTGAAGTCATCTTGGGTCAAAGTGTTGATGCCGTTGTGGAAGATGTAGAGTTCACGTGTGGTGGTGGGGACACGGGGCACATTGCTGGAGGGTCGATGAATGCAGAATATCGAGTCCTGGACAGGGCAGGAACAGTCTCCCGGGCAGTCAGAGGATAACACCAGGCCAGGGGAGAGGAACAAGAGTAGGAAGTAAGGTAACATGGTGATGTCAGGCCTGACACTCTGAAAGACATGAGAGATATAGAAAATGGTTGGTGTTAGTCCCCATTCACATACCAAGGTGGTCATAAGTaagaatatgaaacaaaattgGGACATAAAATAGACTGTAAATAGGTAGACGGTTAATAGATGTCATGACTGAGGAATATAAGAAAGTATGTAAGAAGTCTTTTTCTCAGTCTCATTCCTAATGCTCATAAATAAATGCCAGAggaattttttctttatcccttctatgtatatatgtgtgtgtgtatatatatatatatatgtatatatgtgtgtgtgtatatatatatatatatatatatatgtgtatatatgtgtgtgtgtatatatatatatatatatatatatatatatatgtgtatatatgtgtgtatgtgtgtatatatatatatatatatatatatatatatatatatatatatatatatatatatatatatatatatatatatatatatatatatatatgtgtgtgtgtgtgtatatgtatgtgtgtgtgtgtgtatatgtatgtgtgtgtgtgtatatatatgtgtgtgtgtgtatatgtatatgtgtgtgtgtgtatatatatatatatgtgtgtgtgtgtgtgtgtatatatatatatatatatatatatatatatatatatatgtgtgtgtgtgtatatatatatatatatatatgtatatatatgtgtgtgtgtatatatatatatatatatatatatatatatgtatgtgtgtgtgtgtatatatatatgtatatatatatatatgtatgtgtgtgtgtgtgtatatatatatatatatatgtatatgtgtgtgtgtgtatatatatatatatatatatatatatatatatatatatatatatatatatgtgtgtgtgtgtatatatatatatatatatatatgtgtgtatatatgtgtgtgtgtgtatatatatatatatatatgtgtatatatatgtgtgtgtgtgtatatatatatatatatatatatgtgtgtgtgtgtatatatatatatatgtatatatatatgtgtgtatatatatgtgtgtgtatatgtgtgtgtatatatatgtgtatatatatgtgtatatgtatatgtatacaaacAGTAACACTGACTGCTCCATCATAgtgaattttatgttttatatctttAATGAGCAGACACCCGTGGTGACCCCTCCTTGGGTGAGAAACCTATCCATCCTCTTCCCCGTGTTTATGACACAGTCCTTTGCCCGTGAAGCCCAGCCTTCAGTAATGCAGCTGGACACCCACAGCCTCACGGCTACAACATACACAAAGCAAATATGCTGTGAGTGTcaaggcacaaacacacgcacgcacacacaaacattctaTCCCATGTTTTGACATATTTGCCtaatcattttacaaaaaacatggGTGCCACACAGGACTGTATCAAATTAGGGGGGCAAGAGGCACTGTTTTGGGGTGTGGATTTGTGTGCTGCACAAAGAGGGAGGGTGCAGTTAGTCTTATAAATAAGAGATAGTCACCTAAGGCAGAAAATGAttgagtgtatttgtgtacctgtatcactgtccaaacacaGCACATGGATCAATCTTCCGAATTAtccctgcctctcctccttcttttcttatttattttcttgggTCACACCCATGCCTACCGTGACCTCTTTCAAATGTATgcatctccttttttttaatttgatctaATTGTGCAGTGAATGTTTACTCAACACTTGATTCATAGCCAACTGCCCATATGTGTTTCTCCCTAAATTATTATGCAATTATATACAGTGTTGTCCAAGTGTTGGAGATTggactaatatttttttttttttacgtttcaCTGGAGTCTGATTAAGGAAGGCAACTATTGAGGCAAACCCCTCTGTTCTTGGAGACTTGGAGGTTTCATTGTCTGCAAGGCTGCCATAAGAGCCTGTTTGAAATGGATGGACCAAAATTGTTTTCTAGTGTAGATTGAGCCTTAGCTAGAACGGATGTAAGCTCGTGCAAATTATATAAAGATGAGTGCAATCACTGTTACGTGAACAGCACAGAAGATTCAGTAGTATGACTGGATCAAGTCTGGCGACTCTGACCTTCAACTCAAGAACAGCCGGAGCCCAAAAAAACTTTGTCGGGCTTATTCTGGATGGGTTATTGTAGTGTGAAATGGTCCAAGAGTCATAAAGACTGCAACTTGAGAGTGTTCCCCGGCAAAGGGTGTTTCCCTCAGGgaggaaaagataaaaagaagtGAAATTGAATAGGGGTTGaagtttaatttgcattaaaaaaaaaatatatataataacaaaaaattgCAACTCTTGGAAACATCTCTACCATTGAGTGGTAAATGATATACACATTTCTAATTTACACTGAACTGTTAAGTAAAAAACAGGTGATGTTTTTAAAGGACCAAATAGTGCAGCAGTGGATCGTGTGTAGTAGGCTCCATCTTTGGTCTGTTGCCAGTATCTTCCTGACAACTTCTGataaaatgcagtacatgtcTCTATATCAccccttcttcttccctctttcctcccatctctccctctttcctctcccctcctcccccatgACTTGATTTGGGTTGGTAAACTCTTGCACTCCTGCCCTTTCCAAGACTCCCGAGGTGGAAGTGAAGGAGAAACCTAAGATGTTTTATTAAAGTCAGGAGCGCGCCTCTGGCCCCATGTCTCCTCCATTTATTCCCTTCTCTTCATAGCACGCGGTGAGCGAGGTCAGGGCTTGTCAGTGTGGCAGGAATTTGCAATATTCCCCTCAAATTCTGTCTTTATTGAGcccaaaaggaaaagagggaaagggaagaaaggagaaacaaaGTGGGGGGGAAAGGGGGGGAAGCGGAGAGGTTAAAGTGACTGTTGAAAAAAAGAGCACTGATATCGTTGTTGACTGTGTTTAAAACCCAAAATTGGGACTTTCAAGAGCAGCTAATGTAAACCAGAAGCTGCCGAGGCTGACAGCATTGTGGTGGGGCTTCGGTGGCACAGCTGAGAAAGCTCAAACCTCTAACCTGCTGCTCACATGACAGACTAAACCATCAGTGCCATGCTTTAATTGGCTGTGAATACCAGCTCTCAGCATGTGCCTAATGCTTTTCCGTGTTTTATAGAAAGTGCCCACCGcatactgaaaaatgtgtggcagcaaggcacaaaaaaaaaaaaaaatagaggtgGAATACAATGCGTTCTGATTGCGTAGAATAAACGTCTCTGAATCTGCCCTGTCTTGCTGTAAACCACAGAGTGATGTCTTCTCTTTGACAGGCTGTTAAGTTTGACACATCAGTTTCCAATTACAACTTTGTTTCCGTTTGAGTCTTTTGGGTACAGTGTCTCTTTGT is drawn from Xiphias gladius isolate SHS-SW01 ecotype Sanya breed wild chromosome 15, ASM1685928v1, whole genome shotgun sequence and contains these coding sequences:
- the LOC120800393 gene encoding vasorin-like; translation: MLPYFLLLFLSPGLVLSSDCPGDCSCPVQDSIFCIHRPSSNVPRVPTTTRELYIFHNGINTLTQDDFKGLVELAMLDLSQNELTEIPDGVFEMLSKLKNLDLSSNHIIHISKDSFSGLVQLERLYLHSNHIQSIHLEAFEGLEMLLELKLQGNQLTSLPSLHLPRLLLLDLSYNIIPTLGPSDLQTPYLEALKVASLGLTSLDEDLIASLGNLHELDISTNQLAEVPQALKQDSLQGLIKLSLAANPFGELRVEDFQKLTGLQELDLSGLNLQGFPHSFFQTFPRLMHLTAAENPFNCLCPLAWFPLWLKEKGVNLGRPEETRCHFPLVNAGKMLSALEHKDFGCPPTTTVQIGSPIGSTPVPQMPTTSPETTHTNAIPPPRPPSEETIFSKTDSYHLLQEPPVSPSSTSGEYEKHICPPNICLNGGTCNFDPMGQLSCLCPSGTFGLYCENLDEVPEPTKPSATEVSVLAPVMPVELDAISSRQVTSTSILLDLHRFIETRPNIRGIRLTYRNLSGPDRRPIILSVPASYPEYTLRGLRPNCTYSVCASPLGERVNSRANSSVETGSCTEARTEGVPLASLEPRVEPQSQVTYTLIPALAALALVLGLAVVAGTIMCLRKRRQARAGMELELGPADPDPMELEGIKACLENGGNGTLPHKQPEIDRCHTPQPPPSLQQNGGLDYEVPLMQGHCPSNNNLASLKPSYF